A region of the Montipora foliosa isolate CH-2021 chromosome 8, ASM3666993v2, whole genome shotgun sequence genome:
agaaaaaaatgatctttaGAGTGCATCGGCGAAAGACGTCCTGTCCTTAAATTTTCATGTTACTAACACTTCTCAGCCAAATATTCCAAACAGATACACTTCCCGTAAAGTTTCAAAGCATACCCGTGCAAAGTCAAAATAGAACTGTGAtaagtattttatttatttagtggATTTGAAAATACCCGGCCTGTTTATTACTTTTCAGGAAGATGTTTCCACAATTCGATTTTCCTGGTaaagaacaaacaaaattcTAACCACATAACATTTGGTGGTGtcttagtttgcatcttttcaaaaaaaaaaaggtcattcCGTTTTCTCCAAAGACTCGTCCAAAATTGCCCCTTTTTTTCAAACGACTAGAATTTTCAAATCAACCCACACAATGGAACGTTAGACACATCTTGAATTCTTGTCAAATGAACCTCAACAGTATCATAAGAGGTTTGTTTTGATGGTATTAACAACACTCTTCCTGGAGCCACACCCACAGCCATTAGCCGAACGAAATTTCCGTGATTAAAGCGGTATTGCTTTAAGTTAAGCTGTTTGGGCGGGGCTTGTTCTGGGTATAGTGACGTGAGACCACTTGATGGTTAAGTAATTGATTGCTGGAAGGCATAGACAGAGTTTTTCATTCGGTTTAATTAACTAAACAAATGTTTTACAGAGCAAAAAGGTCAACTGATATTGTTCAGTAGCTTAGATAGACGGGAAGGCATCCCAGAGAGGGGTGTAATTAATATGTGCGCTCCGGTTTTGTGACCTTATATGGTGCGACAAAGCTATCTACATTGTTTTCAAAGGCACGTGAATTGTTTTTGGAATGAATAAAAGGGCTTTAGCCAAATACATCTTTACTGATCATTTTGgtcatcacatccatcacagCTTACCAGCTTTAGAGGCCTTGATTCAACTTAATTTTCGAAGACGATCAATCCAGGTAAGAGTTGTATTGGTTGGCCCTGAAGCCCACTCCCTCTTCAGCATTCTTATGCCATCTCAATGAAGGCGACGAATAGTTTCGTCAAAAATCCGTTTGGAAAGACCAAGTTCACCAACGATGTTCGAAGATAATATTGCATGAAATGTTACACAGTGGAACTTAAGTATCACGACCAAGCTAGCATTTTTGGTAGGGAAAAATGAGCTTGAGAATTTAGCGAATGAGATTCAATACCCcacagttttctttttcactcTTGGCTAAACAATCCGTACAGATGCTTTATAACCTATTGCGTCAAACCCACAATTGTGGTGTGAACAAGTCGTCGCTCAGCAAATACCAATTAGCCTTTGAGTCTATACACAGTTAACAGGGAAAGTCACGGTTCCGAATGTTTTCTCTTGGTTGTAGATCATGTCTAACAAAACAGTAGCTTTGTGGGAGAATACAGCGCAAGGAGGACAATCTATGGTAAAACAATCCAATTCCCTTACgttctttcatttttcaaaatagGTCAAACTGGAGGCCTACAGTCTCGTGTTCGAAGAAAACACTGCTACTTGCTCAAAAAAGTTCATGGGAGGGGGAGGTGTACCACGAGAACGTGCGAAAGTTAGAGCGAAACCTTTTGTGCACCATGCGGTCTCTAGCAGATTAAGTTAATCGATATGTGTCCATGTGTTACAAAAATATTGCGTGCAGTCTTGCATGTTATCTTATTTCTGTGGGTCGAGAAATTGTGTGTGGCTGCAATCCCCGATAGGGTGACACCATCCATCTAGCACAGTATCAAAAAACAATTGGGAAGACCAGATAACTTCATCACAGACAAGTATCAATGCGAATGTGCTTTTTTATCGATTAATTGGTGTgtgttgtatttatttgtttttattgatATATATTGCCGCCAGTTGTAAGACCCTTGTAATTTAGCATTTTGTTTCAACTGGGTGATGaacttaatattaataataataataataataataataataataataataataataataactagtaatagttttcactacatctgccccaCCCAAGATAATATGGATGGCAGCTGAGATGTTTTCCAAATAATATGTGCTGCACATCGTGATatcttcattttattttacatgtaattaggtaggtaaatgaaagtgagatGCAATTAAAGGATGGGCaacaattttcaatttccacCAACGTTTATTTGATACGCTATCGACtgaaaagcaatttacataattatggaaaatgccttgaaaatatgatagtaacTCAGGAACAAGAACATTCAATGACTAGAAGGTAACATTTCGTCGTCATCTTCCTTTGTCAACTTTTTGATCCATGTGGTTCTTTCCACGGTACTttgaaatacaataaaataggAACACAACTCGGCTATTATATTCGGATCGCTGATTTTTATTATCTATGAATAACTGTCGTAAAAAtgatcgaagattgtttgaaaatgttgatactgagactatatatgcttttgctttctgaggttGCGTCTAGCAGTTTGTAGCCGAGTCTGTCGCCCTTCTTTCCTTTGTGGCTGAGAAATCGTCGCCCCTGTTCTTGATTTGTGCCTGAAAATTCGATTTCTGACCCAGGCAATATGGTTTTCTATCACATACtataatctttgattttcaaagtaaaagtgctgtaaatattcgaaaattatTTGTCGATTTGTCGATGCTCCTTGTGACTTTCTGCTAcgtgactcaagttacccagaacacctcgcgaGCTCGGTGAACAATACTGGTGCCCTGCCAGAGCAATACCGGCATTACCTTGCGCGCTCGGTAACGATTtacatatttttcatttttgcgcCGGGGCTTCTTggttgcctcctcgggttttggtccaggccaaaaccctgcgggggcaataataataataataataataataataataataataataataataataataataataataataataataataataataataataataataaatattattttttaaaaattgttaatCTTATCAGAGATCCATCTAAACAAGCTGTCTTCCAACTCTTTAGACTACCGACAAGGATGTTCCAGACCTGACAAAGACATTGCCTAATGGTGCTAACTCTATCCAAGTTGGCGATGCGGCTGGAAATTGGCAGGCATTTGTTAATGTCAACTATGGCGGTGCACACGTTCAGTTAAACGCAGGCCAACTGTACAACGATCCAGGGCAGATGGGACTGAATACCTCAGTGAAAAGCATTCGCAAGTCTCCCTGAAAACGCTGCGGAGCCACAATCGTGTGACTGGAGTGACAAGCGCCTTTTTGTAACCTCTAACGAAGAAAAgcttaacttttcttttttactgtaACAGGTGAAAATGGTCTGAGAAATAAACTTTGGTTGAAAATGATCAGTTAAGTTTCATTCTAATGTTTGCCACGTTGTAAGTAGCTGAACTTTGACTGATACTCTTTAAAAAGGCGGAAATTGTTGCCGAGTGTTGTCATCGCGACTAGCAATTTTTACAGAATTAGATACGGCACGAAAAGTCCGCGTGCTTTACAGATGCTTAAGGTTTACAGCGCCCGTAGAAAACTCATGGGAAACTGTTTGCTTGGTGATGGACAGAAGGACAACTTTCAAAGCAGAGTCCTGGTAGGCAGGATTCAAGTCTTCGACCTCCGTAAGATTAGtttccttcgcagccgttattaaggtcgtcacgcaacgctcctccctaCTAACGGCCGTTAGTGGGGAGGAACGTTGCGTGACCGTATCCTAATAACGGCCGCGAAGGAGACTACCGTAAAATCGGCTGCAAATAGAATTGTTAAGCTTTGTCCTGGCTCCATTCCTTGACGAGTAAGTATGGCGTTACAACATTCGAGTGAAAGTTAAGCCGTCCTGGGTCAATTCTGGCCTCCTAACGGGTGAAAGTCACCTGTGCTTGCCACTTTAATACAATCACAGCATTCATTTTGGGGTATTTAAAGAAAGTGGCATGAGACCTTATGCGTCCCATGGCgcaaaaaggactgatgaaAGAAAGTGGGTCTTTATTAAGATTCCATCCTTCTCTCCACTCCTTCCCGAGTTGTGTCATTTGCTTTGGGTTTTTTCAGTAGGTTTTGTCGTTTGGGGCTCTCATCTTAATTGGACCAAGAAAAGTATCGTAAATACTCTGTAGCTAACGGCCTTTAAATATTGATGATACACTTTAGCAAGAATATACTAAGAACATACCCAGGCTGAGAGTCTTCTAAGAGTGTCTTCATCTTGCACAAAgagtgtttttctgtttttcagtgTCAGTAGTATtaataaaggtaaaagaaatgtaagacTGTAGTCTAACAGAACAACGGGACGTTTTTCAACATTACTAATGTGGTTTTCTTGTTGCATGAAGAACAATTCAGTTCGATGTCGAACTTGGCAAAATACAGAACTTTAACAAcatgttaagaacgttttcacaCTCAAAACCATAAAAAAATCAGGACGTTCAGCTACAGCCCCAGATTTGACGTTCCTATAAAagaaaagagtgtacaatggccTTTTTTCCAGCAATCCTATGTTGCGGGCCAAATAAAGCACCACCATTTGCTACATGGCGTCTTTTAGAAAGGGATAGCATCAAGGGTATAAATTTCTGATTTTTGGCTGATATATTAAAAAACGATGGGCTTAGGCTTATgtcgcaaaaaatgtaaaaaaaagattCCCCTATAACAGAAACCCATGATGGGTTTCTGCCTATAATGATTGCTTAAAACCGCCGTCTACGTAAGACTGTTTAAATAACGAGCCCAAAGAGTTCTGCCTTTTCAACTACCCAGATACACACATACTGCAATCTTAACTTCTTCAATCTCAAGATCGAAATGTTAATTCTCCTTACTTACTACCATACAATTATTTCCATGTCAGTTAGGGGATTTGGTATTACAGAAAGACCATCTGATTGATGATTTCTGTATTCTCATCACCTGCCTGGTTAACACTGTACTGATAATGCAAGGAGAAATTAACATATTGATAACTCATGGGAATAAAAGGGATAACCACCATCAACGCGGAAAGCACGTGTCACCAATTCTGAATCCAGTTCTCAAAGGATTTTCACTGGTGAACAATAACACGCACGTGACAACGTCACGCAATGTCTTCGTAACACCACAACTCAGCTTCAACAATATTTACAGacttttcagttttatttcTGTCCTCATACGGGCAAATATATTCTTCAATAGAGCTCTTCATGacctttcaaaactttttaGAGATGTTGGACAAACCTAAACAACTGGAAGAGGTACCACAATGAAGAATGTCATTTTGATAGAAGAAGCTACATCTTAACCAGAAGCCAGGCGCCAAAGTAATGAAGTTGTGCCTGCGCAAGAGATCCACGCACGCCTTCCTTCTCTTGCACGCCGCGGGTCTTACTTCGGCGCCTTCTAAATTCTTGTCTATTTTCATTGATTATTCGATTTTTAACTGTCTTAAAAGACAGTTTAACTTCAATAAAAATTTGCTCAAACCTTCGCCCACAACATCCTAACTTTTTTCCAGTTCTGACTACATTACATATAGAGATACCATTCAGCATGAAGGACATACGTATGACAGTGAATCGAAATTAAGTTACATACGAAAACCAAAACAGCTGGAATCGACCTTACAAAAATTGACAAACAGCCTTAACTTTGACGAAAGCCATTAAGAGGATCAATCCTTCCAAGATTCAGTCTTTTTTCACTAGAAACTAGTGTAAAAGTTTCAATATTCAAAAGATTTGTGAGTTTGATGAGCTTAAACCCTAAGAAAATAGGAGGAACGTTCTTTTATGCTTGATAAAGGTTTTTACAAATAAGGCTTTCTTCCTTGAGTTGCTTCTTTTCTCCAGTCAACGACTAGAAGCAATATTTTCCATAACTGAATGGAAAAATGGAATTAAAAATCTCTCATAAATACATCCACAGGACCTAAATAAGCAAGGACGGCGTTGGTTTCTTTCCAGGCCACGCCTATTTCGCGTATTTCTTTTTCGGCGCTTCAGCAATTGTCATTGGTGCATTTTGCATAGCTGGGCCCGCGGGTATCGGTTCGGGTACGGGTATTCTCGGAGATGTCGGCAGTGTCGGCGACGACACATCGGGTGCCGAGGTAATCGTCAAACGCGGTTTGTGATGCGCTGAAGGCGAGGTGGGACTCGTAGGTTCAGGAATAGGGCCGGATCCTGGCAGATTGGAGTAGAGGCCTTGAGAATACGGAAAACTCTGAAGTCGTCGTGTTATATTTTCCGTCAAGTTGCCCATAGGTGACACTGGTCCTCGCATTTTCTGTGTAAATAAGAAACGTCGGCCGTTttgaaaacagaagaaaaattAGTCTCTGTGCAGAACTACCTCTTAAAGTAATGAAATAAGAGCGAAGGGTAGATCCAAACCTGCGAcacgcgcgcttcgcgcttccGTTTTGAGAACATTCGTACACCCATTCGGTCGCCCGAATGAAACCCGAAATTTAACAGCCCATTGATAGAGAGATCCCGTGAGCAACTGACATGAAGCCCCCTCGCTATACCTCACTGAGACTTCGTTATCAATGAGGTAAAAACCTAAAAATTTGGCCTTGTGTTAGGAAGGTCCTAGAGGTCTGATTTCGGCATTCAGTTTAAATCAGTCAAAAGGTTTTCCCATGTACCAGGATGTATCTCGTGAAAGGATCTTCCCGGCAGCAAAATTAGAAGATCATAGAGCTAGGGTGACTCGAGCACCATGTAAACAACTTTAGAAAGAAAATCCACGCAGCAAAAGGAACTGTATCAACATGATCACTGATGGATGCTGAGCGTTCAACAACTTCGTTATACCATTATCGTGAACGAGAAAATCAAACCAAACTTTTCCCATGTAAACTGTGCCTCTAAGATCTTCCGCGAGTGCAACAATCTTCCTCGCTACATGTAACCAGGCCCATCAATTGAGTGGTTTGAAAACAACCTCCAACGACACAAGTAAAAAAGGACCAATGTGCAAGTGCTGGATGACTGACGAGGAAACGAAGCAAATGAAGGATCTATCGATAGTGTCGTGCAAACCATCTAATTGGAACAAGTACTAGGGACAGCTGAAAACGAAATAAAGAATTGACAGGGTTTGTACTCTTTTAAGCTcttcaaattccatgacttttcgTAACTTTTTCCATCATCTTCTCTAGCTTTCCATGACCTTAAGTTTAGCTGTCACGTAAGAAAGTTTTCAAAGCTGTCCTTATTTTAGGATATTTTCTGACACAACTCAGttcaaatttaaataaattaacaaCCTCTGCCCGCCAAACTTCCGATTGTTTGATAGAAACtcgttttcatttcattttatccTTGCTTTGACAACTGCAATGATTAATCTGCCATTTATAACTATAATTTGCCATGACTTTCAATGACCGACCATAACATTCCATGACTTTCCCGGcctggaaaatgaaattcttaaaTTCCATGACCCGTACGAACCTGATTGAACAGATCAGGAGGGGTTTACCCAAGAGAATATCCGAATTTCCTCTCTTTTTCGACAAAGAACAGGGACAGctgtaaatttgaaaaagtgatAATCAGTGAACGTTAGTCCATACACAGACTAACAACGGTATTCATATCTCGAACGTACAACGTCCATGAATGGTTGTTGAATGTCCCTGTTTATCTACGccccgggggggggactcccatatgaaacagacggggatgctcctCGTCTcacttaggggtgtaaattttggattttggtctcgcttagggtgttccgggcaaagtgCCAATaatttatgccaccaaggtctcgtttagggttccgcgaagtaacacagaattacgcgaagagaaacagaagtcaaatttccttttaaattttctttttagataaaagcattcgatgattatgcctttttatcattaaaactcattgcgtgtcgtatttttgtgtttttaaacggtctcttttaggggtcaaaatttgcttcagCCACGCCTAGactggtctcctttaggggttaaattcaaaatttccgacgagcatccccgtctgtttcatatgggtgtccccccccccccccctgtaaTCGTGCTCGCGGGGAAATTAGCAAGCAAACAGAGACGAGACAATTATAACACAACTTTGTATTTAAGTCCTAAATCCTTTGATGAGAATAATCCGATGTCACAACACGATCAAGAAcgagaagcaaaacaaaaaccgaACCTCACTCTCTCCAGTCCTTTTTCATTTTCACGTCACGCCTCAAGTCCCATGCTTCCACTACAGTCCACCCCTTCTTAAAAGGAGTAAAATTACGACACGAACTCACATTGTATATGatgaataaatttgaaaaaaaaagccaacgAGAAATCTTAACAGTCTATAATCCTCATGAGTCCACCCCTTCTTAAAAGGGAGTTCAGTCCTCTGAAAC
Encoded here:
- the LOC138013363 gene encoding uncharacterized protein; translation: MNKRALAKYIFTDHFGHHIHHSLPALEALIQLNFRRRSIQIMSNKTVALWENTAQGGQSMTTDKDVPDLTKTLPNGANSIQVGDAAGNWQAFVNVNYGGAHVQLNAGQLYNDPGQMGLNTSVKSIRKSP